The following are encoded together in the Halomonas halophila genome:
- the cra gene encoding catabolite repressor/activator has protein sequence MTLAEIARLAGVSRTTASYVINGQAEKRRISQDTVDRVMAVVEHHRYRVDPQAAALRRGSSRTLGLIVPDLENVTYARLAKRLERGAREAGYQLLIAGSDDRPEVERDLALALRARRCEVLITASSLPMDDPFYAELQAEGLPVVAVDRGFDAERFASVVSNDAEAAERLAASVLSPETSRAVWLDAVPWLSITRERRGGFQRALAGREAAALILSGERYDRAEGARLMRRVIDEHGLPEALVTASYSLFDGVLDTLLEAGGLPDSLRLATFGDSRLLEFLPVAVNSAEQDHDRMAEATLESALAAARGEGAPGRRAVPRRMRWRAGEAGESAAS, from the coding sequence ATGACGCTCGCGGAAATCGCTCGTCTGGCCGGCGTGTCACGCACCACGGCCAGCTATGTCATCAACGGCCAGGCCGAGAAACGGCGCATCAGCCAGGACACCGTCGACCGGGTGATGGCGGTGGTCGAACACCATCGCTATCGGGTCGATCCCCAGGCGGCCGCGCTGCGCCGCGGCTCCAGCCGCACCCTGGGGCTGATCGTGCCGGACCTGGAGAACGTGACCTACGCGCGGCTGGCCAAGCGCCTGGAGCGCGGCGCCCGGGAGGCGGGCTACCAGCTGCTGATCGCCGGCTCCGACGACCGGCCGGAGGTCGAGCGCGACCTGGCGCTGGCGCTGCGCGCGCGGCGCTGCGAGGTGCTGATCACCGCCAGTAGCCTGCCGATGGACGATCCCTTCTACGCCGAGCTGCAGGCCGAGGGGCTGCCGGTGGTGGCCGTCGACCGCGGCTTCGATGCCGAGCGCTTCGCCAGCGTGGTCAGCAACGACGCCGAGGCCGCCGAGCGGCTCGCCGCCTCGGTGCTGTCGCCCGAGACGTCGCGGGCGGTGTGGCTGGATGCGGTGCCCTGGCTGTCGATCACCCGGGAGCGGCGTGGCGGCTTCCAGCGGGCCCTGGCGGGCCGCGAGGCGGCGGCCCTCATCCTCTCCGGCGAGCGCTACGACCGCGCCGAGGGTGCCCGGCTGATGCGCCGGGTCATCGACGAGCACGGCCTGCCGGAGGCGCTGGTCACGGCCTCCTATTCGCTGTTCGACGGCGTGCTCGACACCCTGCTCGAGGCCGGCGGGTTGCCGGACTCGCTGCGCCTGGCGACCTTCGGCGACAGCCGGCTGCTGGAGTTCCTGCCGGTGGCAGTCAACTCCGCCGAGCAGGACCACGACCGCATGGCCGAGGCGACGCTGGAGAGCGCGCTGGCGGCCGCCCGAGGCGAGGGGGCCCCGGGCCGGCGGGCGGTGCCGCGGCGGATGCGCTGGCGCGCGGGAGAAGCGGGGGAGAGCGCCGCCTCCTGA
- a CDS encoding aldo/keto reductase, protein MSHAATFEAPFALGMMNLHQAPELHAAEQLADWIEARLDQGLTWFDHADIYGDRAGERLFGDALRARPGLTRQVRVVTKTDIVTPERDGSTFAVKHYDSSPAYVTRAIDASLERLGVERLDHFLLHRPDPLMDAEATGRALDDAIAAGKIGAAGVSNFLPEAWRRLQAGMHGRLSAHQLQLSLDHSAPLFNGLYDAVIGDGQAPMAWSPLGGGRALDGPAAALLRSQAEAHGVSPAGLALAWLRALPGRPLPVIGSLKPERIETLYRDASLELSRPTWFALLEAARGHEVA, encoded by the coding sequence ATGAGCCACGCCGCGACCTTCGAGGCACCCTTCGCCCTGGGCATGATGAACCTGCACCAGGCGCCGGAGCTGCACGCCGCCGAACAACTGGCCGACTGGATCGAGGCGCGCCTCGATCAGGGCCTGACCTGGTTCGACCATGCCGACATCTACGGCGACCGCGCCGGCGAGCGCCTGTTCGGCGACGCGCTGCGCGCCCGCCCCGGGCTCACCCGCCAAGTGCGGGTGGTGACCAAGACCGATATCGTCACGCCCGAGCGCGACGGCTCGACGTTCGCCGTCAAGCACTACGACAGCTCGCCGGCCTACGTGACCCGGGCCATCGACGCCTCCCTCGAGCGGCTGGGCGTGGAGCGGCTGGACCACTTCCTGCTGCATCGCCCCGACCCGCTGATGGACGCCGAGGCCACCGGTCGCGCCCTGGACGACGCCATCGCGGCCGGCAAGATCGGCGCCGCCGGCGTCTCCAACTTCCTGCCGGAGGCCTGGCGCCGGCTGCAGGCCGGCATGCACGGTCGCCTGTCGGCCCACCAGCTGCAGCTGTCGCTCGACCATAGCGCGCCGCTGTTCAACGGCCTCTACGATGCCGTGATCGGCGACGGCCAGGCCCCCATGGCCTGGTCGCCGCTGGGCGGCGGACGGGCGCTGGACGGCCCGGCGGCCGCGCTGCTGCGTTCCCAGGCCGAGGCCCACGGCGTCAGCCCCGCCGGACTGGCCCTGGCCTGGCTGCGCGCCCTGCCCGGGCGGCCACTGCCGGTGATCGGCAGCCTCAAGCCCGAGCGCATCGAGACGCTGTACCGGGACGCCTCGCTCGAGCTGTCGCGTCCGACCTGGTTCGCGCTGCTCGAGGCCGCCCGCGGCCACGAGGTGGCCTGA
- the ptsP gene encoding phosphoenolpyruvate--protein phosphotransferase → MLTLRQDDVLLGCRAEHWRDALDQAAESLHAAGLVAPEYRDGLHAREAQSSTFLGNAIAIPHGTPESREHVRATGVRVLQFPEGIEWHDGQRVHVLVTIAAQSDEHLDILRQLTHVLDQDGIAERLAGAERAAEIAELLSKAVVEARLDAETLCLGFPARDHGELALAGAARLRQAECVDAAFVAAVAETAPRALGRGLWLVTSDRGVGVPALALATPAEPLQADGAPVQGVFCLAAQGQAHRGLLERILALLDSDAPETLHRLDADALLARLAGESAAARQRLVTVLNAHGLHARPAKQLIQVARAQGIAVRVRLAEGGSEAVSAASLTKVINLGARRGQQLIFTAEGDGAEAALDAVCRAVEDGLGEHVEPFDAYREPVATEPEDAPALEPLADDVAHPAVAASPGLAIAPAFVLTTPSFDYPARAADPAAERRRLDDAIREGGEQLEALIQHARGGEVSQILSMHEEMLGDPELHQAAREGIDEGASAEAAWWEAIDTAAQAQERLADKLLAERAADLRDVGRRVLGILCRVEMPEPPDHPYILVTDDIGPSDVARLDTSRVRGLLTARGGATAHSAILARALGIPAVVGAGERILTLASGTELILDGERGRVTPAPAAERRQAAEQRLAERRRREAEAWEARFEPARTRDGHRVEVASNLGNTAHAADAVERGAEGVGLLRTEFVFMAHAEMPGLETQIGEYREALDALDGRPLVARTLDVGGDKPLPYWPVPQESNPFLGLRGIRLALTKPEVLETQLKALLMAAAPSAEPKRDARPLRIMLPMVKDVAEFRAARAILDRLFEEIPAGERSDDVQLGVMIEVPSSALLASTLAAEVDFFSVGTNDLTQYTLAIDRDHPELSAQADGLHPSVLRLIEMTVAAAHAEGKWVGVCGELASDATAVPVLVGLGVDELSVSARQVPLVKARLREFDLEEARAQATLALAQATGEAVRDALEAR, encoded by the coding sequence ATGTTGACCCTACGCCAGGATGACGTCCTGCTCGGCTGTCGCGCCGAGCACTGGCGCGACGCGCTGGATCAGGCCGCCGAATCGCTGCACGCCGCCGGCCTGGTCGCCCCCGAGTATCGCGACGGCCTCCATGCCCGGGAGGCCCAGTCCTCGACCTTCCTCGGCAACGCCATCGCCATTCCCCACGGCACCCCGGAGAGCCGCGAGCACGTGCGCGCCACCGGCGTGCGCGTGCTGCAGTTCCCCGAGGGCATCGAGTGGCACGACGGCCAGCGCGTCCACGTGCTGGTGACCATCGCCGCCCAGAGCGACGAGCACCTCGACATCCTGCGCCAGCTGACCCACGTGCTGGATCAGGACGGCATCGCCGAACGCCTGGCCGGCGCCGAGCGCGCCGCCGAGATCGCCGAGCTACTGTCGAAGGCGGTGGTCGAGGCCCGGCTGGACGCCGAGACCCTGTGCCTGGGCTTCCCCGCCCGCGACCATGGCGAGCTGGCGCTGGCCGGCGCCGCCCGCCTGCGGCAGGCCGAGTGCGTCGACGCCGCCTTCGTCGCCGCCGTGGCCGAGACCGCCCCGCGCGCCCTGGGCCGCGGCCTGTGGCTGGTGACCAGCGACCGCGGCGTCGGCGTGCCGGCGCTGGCGCTGGCCACCCCGGCCGAGCCGCTGCAGGCCGACGGCGCCCCGGTACAGGGCGTGTTCTGCCTCGCGGCCCAGGGCCAGGCCCACCGCGGCCTGCTCGAGCGCATCCTGGCGCTGCTCGACAGCGACGCCCCCGAGACCCTGCACCGCCTCGACGCCGACGCCCTGCTGGCGCGGCTGGCCGGCGAATCCGCCGCCGCCCGCCAGCGCCTGGTCACGGTGCTCAACGCCCACGGCCTGCACGCCCGCCCGGCCAAGCAGCTGATCCAGGTCGCCCGCGCCCAGGGCATCGCGGTGCGCGTGCGCCTGGCCGAGGGCGGCAGCGAGGCCGTCTCGGCCGCCAGCCTGACCAAGGTCATCAACCTCGGCGCCCGCCGCGGCCAGCAGCTGATCTTCACCGCCGAGGGCGACGGCGCCGAGGCCGCGCTGGACGCCGTCTGCCGGGCCGTGGAAGACGGCCTCGGCGAACACGTCGAGCCCTTCGACGCCTATCGCGAGCCGGTGGCGACAGAGCCCGAGGATGCCCCGGCGCTGGAGCCGCTGGCCGACGACGTCGCCCACCCCGCGGTGGCCGCCTCGCCGGGCCTGGCCATCGCCCCGGCCTTCGTGCTGACCACACCGAGCTTCGACTACCCGGCCCGCGCCGCCGACCCCGCCGCCGAGCGCCGTCGGCTCGACGACGCCATCCGCGAGGGCGGCGAGCAGCTCGAGGCGCTGATCCAGCACGCCCGCGGCGGCGAGGTGTCGCAGATCCTGTCGATGCACGAGGAGATGCTCGGCGATCCCGAGCTCCACCAGGCCGCCCGCGAGGGCATCGACGAGGGCGCCTCCGCCGAGGCCGCCTGGTGGGAGGCCATCGACACCGCCGCCCAGGCCCAGGAGCGCCTGGCCGACAAGCTGCTCGCCGAACGCGCCGCCGACCTGCGCGACGTGGGCCGCCGCGTGCTGGGCATCCTGTGCCGGGTCGAGATGCCCGAGCCGCCGGATCATCCCTACATCCTGGTCACCGACGACATCGGCCCGTCCGACGTGGCTCGCCTCGACACCAGCCGCGTGCGCGGCCTGCTGACCGCCCGCGGCGGCGCCACCGCCCACAGCGCCATCCTGGCCCGGGCGCTGGGCATCCCCGCCGTGGTCGGCGCCGGCGAGCGCATCCTGACGCTTGCCAGCGGCACCGAGCTGATCCTCGACGGCGAACGCGGCCGCGTGACCCCGGCCCCCGCCGCCGAGCGCCGCCAGGCCGCCGAACAGCGCCTGGCCGAGCGCCGCCGCCGCGAGGCCGAGGCCTGGGAGGCCCGCTTCGAGCCGGCCCGGACCCGCGACGGCCATCGCGTCGAGGTGGCCTCGAACCTCGGCAACACCGCCCACGCCGCCGATGCCGTGGAGCGCGGCGCCGAGGGCGTCGGCCTGCTGCGCACCGAGTTCGTGTTCATGGCCCACGCCGAGATGCCCGGCCTGGAGACCCAGATCGGCGAATACCGCGAGGCTCTCGACGCCCTCGACGGCCGCCCGCTGGTGGCCCGCACCCTGGACGTGGGCGGCGACAAGCCGCTGCCCTACTGGCCGGTGCCCCAGGAGAGCAACCCCTTCCTCGGCCTGCGCGGCATTCGCCTGGCGTTGACCAAACCCGAGGTGCTCGAGACCCAGCTCAAGGCACTGCTGATGGCCGCCGCGCCCTCGGCCGAGCCGAAACGCGACGCCCGGCCGCTGCGCATCATGCTGCCGATGGTCAAGGACGTGGCCGAGTTCCGCGCCGCCCGCGCCATCCTCGACCGGCTGTTCGAGGAGATCCCCGCCGGCGAGCGCAGCGACGACGTCCAGCTCGGGGTGATGATCGAGGTGCCCTCCAGCGCCCTGCTGGCGTCGACCCTGGCCGCCGAGGTCGACTTCTTCTCGGTCGGGACCAACGACCTGACCCAGTACACCCTGGCCATCGACCGCGACCATCCCGAGCTCTCGGCCCAGGCCGACGGCCTGCACCCGTCGGTGCTCAGGCTGATCGAGATGACCGTGGCCGCGGCCCACGCCGAGGGCAAGTGGGTCGGGGTGTGCGGCGAGCTGGCCAGTGATGCCACCGCGGTGCCGGTGCTGGTCGGCCTCGGCGTCGACGAGCTCTCAGTCAGCGCCCGCCAGGTGCCGCTGGTCAAGGCGCGGCTGCGCGAGTTCGACCTCGAAGAGGCCCGCGCCCAGGCCACGCTGGCGCTGGCCCAGGCCACCGGCGAGGCGGTCCGCGACGCCCTGGAGGCCCGCTGA
- the glk gene encoding glucokinase, giving the protein MTRPALIGDLGGTNARFALVTPGGFEPHDILSLPCADYPGLVEAIRDYLERVGATGDDAPREACLAFACPTHGERIKMTNNPWSFTRAEVKDALGLELFKPINDFTAQALGVPHVAEDELVEVQPGEAVPHAARLVIGPGTGLGVAGVFPGRHAWIPLPTEGGHVTFAPTDEREQNLLRHFRNRYGRISVERLLCGQGLLDLYLAHCSLKGANPACDSPAEVTEAAASGDAVARDTLLRFLKILGDVSGDAALTLGARGGVYLCGGILPRLLDWLPQSRFREAFADKGRMNGYNADIPVQVVTAPWTGLLGAAEALHNEEVE; this is encoded by the coding sequence ATGACCCGACCCGCACTGATCGGCGATCTCGGGGGCACCAACGCCCGCTTCGCCCTGGTGACCCCGGGGGGCTTCGAGCCCCACGACATCCTGAGCCTGCCCTGCGCCGACTACCCCGGCCTGGTCGAGGCAATACGCGACTACCTGGAACGGGTCGGCGCCACGGGCGACGACGCCCCGCGCGAGGCCTGCCTGGCCTTCGCTTGCCCGACCCACGGCGAGCGGATCAAGATGACCAACAATCCCTGGTCATTCACCCGCGCCGAGGTGAAGGACGCCTTGGGGCTCGAGCTGTTCAAGCCGATCAACGACTTCACCGCCCAGGCCCTGGGCGTGCCCCACGTGGCCGAGGACGAGCTGGTCGAGGTGCAGCCCGGCGAGGCAGTGCCCCACGCCGCCCGGCTGGTGATCGGCCCCGGCACCGGGCTCGGCGTGGCCGGCGTCTTCCCCGGTCGTCACGCCTGGATTCCGCTGCCCACCGAGGGCGGCCACGTGACCTTCGCGCCCACCGACGAGCGCGAGCAGAACCTGCTGCGCCACTTCCGCAACCGCTACGGCCGCATCTCCGTGGAACGGCTGCTGTGCGGCCAGGGACTGCTCGACCTCTATCTGGCCCACTGCTCGCTGAAGGGCGCCAACCCGGCCTGCGACTCACCCGCCGAGGTCACCGAGGCGGCCGCGAGCGGAGACGCCGTGGCGCGTGATACCCTGCTGCGCTTTCTGAAGATCCTCGGCGACGTCAGCGGCGACGCCGCGCTCACCCTCGGAGCCCGGGGCGGGGTCTACCTGTGCGGCGGCATCCTGCCGCGGCTGCTCGACTGGCTGCCGCAGAGCCGCTTCCGCGAGGCCTTCGCCGACAAGGGCCGCATGAACGGCTACAACGCCGACATTCCGGTCCAGGTGGTCACCGCGCCCTGGACGGGACTGCTGGGCGCCGCCGAGGCCCTGCACAATGAAGAGGTCGAATAG
- a CDS encoding carbohydrate kinase family protein, which produces MLPVIAFGEALVDMLSSRLGDADDRTPETFTPYAGGAPANVAVACARLGVPSRFLGMLGEDHFGDFLAAELSAQGVDVSGVTRTREARTALAFVSRDAEGERTFDFYRPPAADLLYRLEHLPAGVFAEPAILHLCSNSLTDPEIAETTLAMAEMAARAGCLVSVDANLRHNLWAEGLADSALVTRLLDSADLLKLSREEVDDLRGDHPEDDWLAERLAAGVKLAVITDGGGDVRALGAGLSLAVAPPKVNPVDTTAGGDAFIGGLLAALSEQGFAEGWHQDAERLEDALAFACRCGAHAVTRPGSYVALPTRDDLASA; this is translated from the coding sequence ATGCTGCCCGTTATCGCCTTCGGTGAAGCCCTCGTCGACATGCTCTCCAGCCGCCTGGGCGACGCCGACGACCGCACGCCTGAGACCTTCACGCCCTATGCCGGCGGCGCTCCGGCCAACGTCGCCGTGGCCTGCGCACGCCTCGGCGTGCCCAGCCGCTTCCTCGGCATGCTCGGCGAGGACCACTTCGGCGACTTCCTGGCCGCCGAGCTCTCGGCCCAGGGCGTCGATGTCTCCGGCGTGACGCGCACCCGCGAGGCACGCACCGCGCTGGCCTTCGTCTCCCGCGACGCCGAGGGCGAGCGCACCTTCGACTTCTACCGACCGCCCGCCGCCGACCTGCTCTATCGCCTGGAGCACCTGCCGGCCGGGGTGTTCGCCGAACCGGCGATCCTGCACCTGTGCAGCAACAGCCTGACCGACCCGGAGATCGCCGAGACCACCCTGGCGATGGCCGAGATGGCGGCCCGGGCCGGCTGCCTGGTCAGCGTCGACGCCAACCTGCGCCACAATCTCTGGGCCGAGGGGCTTGCCGACAGCGCCCTGGTCACCCGGCTGCTCGACAGCGCCGACCTGCTCAAGCTGTCCCGCGAGGAAGTCGACGACCTGCGCGGCGATCATCCCGAGGACGACTGGCTGGCCGAGCGCCTGGCGGCCGGCGTCAAGCTGGCGGTGATCACCGACGGCGGCGGCGACGTGCGCGCCCTGGGCGCCGGACTGTCGCTGGCGGTCGCCCCGCCGAAGGTCAATCCCGTCGACACGACGGCGGGAGGAGACGCCTTTATCGGCGGGCTGCTGGCCGCCTTGTCCGAGCAGGGCTTCGCCGAGGGCTGGCACCAGGACGCCGAGCGCCTGGAAGACGCCCTGGCCTTCGCCTGCCGCTGCGGCGCCCACGCCGTGACCCGCCCGGGCAGCTACGTCGCCCTGCCGACCCGGGACGACCTCGCCTCGGCCTGA
- a CDS encoding D-hexose-6-phosphate mutarotase, whose translation MIPASLRALLDATDGQRRAEWAGREVWLANEAWGELVVSLQGAQVLHFLPAPEDATAEGSTSNAPDDAQAAGASASPDATSGEDEEALVAGGWLWVTPTPQALPGAIRGGIPLCWPWFADENTADESEDRSGPMHGPARKADWRLDAVDEHEEGVELHLSPLERLHSQLVPRAVIQANANRLHVELITEHRGETPVKITGALHSYLAVADVQACRVEGLAGARYLDKLADFAEREQQGELGVRGGLDRIYHTNAELTLDDGHRRLRIARQGSDSAVIWHPGDERPADTSAAAAGHFLCVESANTRLDPVWLVPGAQHLLGTTLSLETDA comes from the coding sequence ATGATTCCCGCATCCCTGCGCGCCCTGCTGGACGCCACCGACGGACAGCGCCGCGCCGAATGGGCCGGCCGCGAGGTGTGGCTGGCCAATGAGGCCTGGGGTGAGCTCGTGGTGTCGCTTCAGGGCGCCCAGGTGCTTCACTTTTTACCCGCGCCCGAAGACGCGACCGCTGAAGGCTCGACTTCTAATGCGCCCGACGACGCGCAAGCCGCAGGCGCTTCCGCATCGCCGGACGCTACGAGCGGCGAAGACGAGGAGGCCCTGGTGGCCGGCGGCTGGCTATGGGTCACGCCCACGCCCCAGGCGCTGCCCGGGGCCATCCGCGGCGGCATTCCGCTGTGCTGGCCGTGGTTCGCCGACGAGAACACCGCCGACGAGTCCGAGGACCGTTCCGGCCCGATGCACGGCCCGGCGCGCAAGGCCGACTGGCGCCTCGACGCCGTGGACGAGCACGAGGAAGGCGTCGAGCTGCACCTCTCGCCGCTGGAGCGTCTGCACTCCCAGCTGGTGCCGCGGGCGGTGATCCAGGCCAACGCCAACCGCCTGCACGTGGAGCTGATCACCGAGCACCGCGGCGAGACCCCGGTCAAGATCACCGGCGCCCTGCACAGCTATCTGGCGGTGGCCGACGTGCAGGCCTGCCGCGTCGAGGGGCTGGCCGGCGCCCGCTACCTGGACAAGCTCGCCGACTTCGCCGAGCGCGAGCAGCAGGGCGAGCTGGGCGTGCGCGGCGGCCTCGACCGCATCTACCACACCAACGCCGAGCTGACGCTGGACGACGGCCACCGCCGCCTGCGCATCGCCCGCCAGGGCAGCGACTCCGCGGTGATCTGGCATCCCGGCGACGAACGCCCGGCCGATACCTCCGCCGCCGCGGCCGGCCACTTCCTGTGCGTCGAGTCGGCCAACACCCGGCTCGACCCGGTGTGGCTGGTGCCCGGCGCCCAGCACCTGCTGGGCACCACCCTCTCGCTCGAGACCGACGCATGA